One genomic region from Augochlora pura isolate Apur16 chromosome 7, APUR_v2.2.1, whole genome shotgun sequence encodes:
- the LOC144473445 gene encoding odorant receptor 13a-like — protein sequence MQERSSTKAAEASRTWNEENDIDYSLEMCRWLLKPLGIWSLVYSRTSRRERMVSVILLVTCFTGLTSIIVPLCCLIVSEEINTMTRVKLLGPTSNCLLSAIKYVYLLLRRATFARCIEIMEHDWRTVRNHRHRDIMMKQATLSRTLILLCIVFICTGGVSFHVMLPYSRRRVVGNVTLKALAYAGADRFFDIQSTPNYEIIYCVQCFAGFVRHNVTTAAFGLAVFFVTHICGQVQVQIARLEELNCEKQEKNGDPDVLGGIIQDHTEILRYAKTIGDSFSEIIFMEITASTFLICLLEYCCLTEWMNSNAIAITTYGVYIVSLTFNTLIFCYIGEILTDQCSQIGFASYDVDWYNLPARNARSFVLLNAIAQFPPRLNGGKVTELSLDSFTVILKSSIVYLNLLRTLTSL from the exons ATGCAGGAACGGTCGAGCACCAAAGCGGCGGAAGCAAGCAGAACGTGGAACGAGGAGAACGACATAGACTATTCGTTGGAGATGTGTCGATGGCTGTTGAAGCCGCTCGGCATTTGGTCGCTGGTTTACAGTCGAACCAGCAGACGCGAGAGAATGGTCTCTGTTATCCTATTGGTCACATGCTTCACCGGCCTTACGTCGATCATCGTGCCGCTGTGCTGTCTGATCGTCTCCGAGGAGATCAACACGATGACCAGGGTGAAGCTACTCGGCCCGACCAGCAACTGTCTCCTGTCGGCGATCAAGTACGTCTATCTGTTGCTGAGGCGCGCGACCTTCGCCCGCTGCATCGAGATCATGGAGCACGATTGGAGGACCGTGAGGAACCACCGTCATCGCGATATCATGATGAAGCAGGCGACGCTCAGTCGAACATTGATCCTCCTGTGCATCGTTTTCATCTGCACAGGCGGCGTCTCGTTTCACGTCATGCTGCCGTATTCCAGGCGACGCGTGGTCGGCAACGTCACCTTGAAAGCGCTGGCATACGCCGGCGCTGATAGGTTCTTCGATATTCAGTCCACGCCTAATTACGagattatatattgtgtacaGTGCTTCGCGGGATTCGTCAGGCATAACGTGACCACGGCCGCGTTCGGTTTGGCCGTGTTCTTCGTGACGCATATCTGCGGTCAGGTACAGGTGCAGATCGCGCGGCTGGAGGAGCTGAATTGCGAGAAACAGGAGAAGAATGGAGATCCTGATGTCTTGGGAGGAATCATTCAGGATCATACGGAGATATTAAG ATATGCCAAGACTATCGGGGACTCCTTCAGCGAGATTATCTTCATGGAAATCACGGCGTCCACGTTTCTCATATGTTTGCTCGAATATTGTTGTCTGACG GAATGGATGAACAGCAACGCGATCGCGATAACAACTTACGGCGTTTACATCGTTTCTTTGACTTTCAACACGTTGATCTTTTGCTACATCGGCGAAATTCTTACGGATCag TGTTCACAGATCGGATTCGCCAGCTACGACGTCGACTGGTACAATTTACCAGCAAGAAATGCTCGCAGCTTTGTTTTACTAAACGCCATAGCACAGTTTCCACCTAGACTCAATGGTGGCAAAGTAACCGAGCTGTCTTTAGATTCGTTCACCGTG ATCTTGAAATCGTCTATAGTTTATTTGAATCTACTGCGAACGCTTACGTCTCTCTAA